CACGCGCCCAGGCGATCCGGCATTGCCCTTGCCGATCTCGCGGGCGATCATGATCGAAACCGTGTGTTTCTATAGGTCTTCATGATCGCCAAGCTGGAAATGTTCATTGCGCTTGCTCGGGAGAAGCATTTTGGTCGGGCGGCGCTCAGCCTCGGCATCACCCAGCCGACGCTCTCCACCGGCATCCGCCAGCTCGAGGAGCAGCTTGGCGTCAAGCTGGTGCAGCGCGGTTCGCGCTTTGGCGGGCTGACGCCCGAGGGCCAGCGCGCGCTGGTCTGGGCGCGTCAAATCGTCGGAGACACGCGGCGGCTGCGCGATGAGATGCGTGCGTCGCGCGAGGGTCTGGCCGGTCACCTGCGGCTTGCGGTGATCCCCACCGCGTTGACGTGGGCCTCGACGCTCACGGCGCGCTTCATCGAGCGTCACCCGCGGGTCACCTTCACCGTGCTCTCGCGCGCCTCGGCGGAGATCCTCTCGATGCTTGACGATCTCGAGATTGACGCCGGCATCTCCTACCTCGACAACGAGCCGCTGGGCCGGGTCACCACCCGCCCGCTCTACCGAGAGGCTTACCAACTCGTCTGCCGCAAGGATCATCCGTTGGCCGGGCAAAAGATGCTGGACTGGGCCGAGCTCGGAAGCCTGAAGCTCTGCCTGCTGACCCCCGAGATGCAGAACCGCCGGATCATCAACCGGCAGTTCATGGAGGCCGGGGTCGCGCCGGTCTCGGCCATTGAATCAAACTCCACGGTTGTACTGGTGAGCAACGTGCTGACAGGCGACTGGGTCACGATCCTGCCGACCGACCTCGCGAAGTTCCTTGCCGAAGGCAAGCCGCTCTCGCTGGTGCCGCTTGCGACGGACAGCCGCGCGCATGAGGTCGGGCTTATCGCACCTTGGCAGGAGCCCTACACGCCGGTCCTGCAGGCTCTGCTCGACGAGGCAAAGGCCCTTGCGCGCCCCGGCTGACGCCGAAGCATTTGATCCGGCTCAAATCAGGCCGCGCCTCGCTGCCCTAGGGTGGCTAAAGAGGAGGGCATGCCATGTCGCATCCGCCGCCGATCTACCGTGTCGAAGGGCTCACCCGTGTCTACGGCGAGGGGGCGTCGGCTGTGCATGCGCTGCGCGGGGTCGACCTGGAGCTGCCGCCGGGCGAGATCACAGTCCTGCTCGGTCCGTCGGGCAGCGGCAAGTCGACCTTGCTCAGCATTCTCGGCGGGCTCGACCGGCCGAGCGACGGCCGTGCCTGGTTTCGGGGTGACGAGCTGACCGCCATGTCGGACCGGGCACTCACCCGCTACCGGCGCGACAACCTCGGCTTCGTCTTCCAGTTCTACAATCTCATGCCCTCGCTCACTGCAGAGGAAAACGTCGAGCTCGTCACCGAGATTGCCCGCGATCCGATGGACCCCGAGGAGGCACTGGCGCTGGTTG
The sequence above is a segment of the Alloyangia pacifica genome. Coding sequences within it:
- a CDS encoding LysR family transcriptional regulator, with translation MIAKLEMFIALAREKHFGRAALSLGITQPTLSTGIRQLEEQLGVKLVQRGSRFGGLTPEGQRALVWARQIVGDTRRLRDEMRASREGLAGHLRLAVIPTALTWASTLTARFIERHPRVTFTVLSRASAEILSMLDDLEIDAGISYLDNEPLGRVTTRPLYREAYQLVCRKDHPLAGQKMLDWAELGSLKLCLLTPEMQNRRIINRQFMEAGVAPVSAIESNSTVVLVSNVLTGDWVTILPTDLAKFLAEGKPLSLVPLATDSRAHEVGLIAPWQEPYTPVLQALLDEAKALARPG
- a CDS encoding ABC transporter ATP-binding protein — its product is MSHPPPIYRVEGLTRVYGEGASAVHALRGVDLELPPGEITVLLGPSGSGKSTLLSILGGLDRPSDGRAWFRGDELTAMSDRALTRYRRDNLGFVFQFYNLMPSLTAEENVELVTEIARDPMDPEEALALVGLGSRKDHFPSQLSGGEQQRVAIARAVAKQPDVLLCDEPTGALDSATGREVLGVLQHLNRSLGTTVMIVTHAAATAEMADRVIRFADGAIRTVEQNDAPRAAAEIEW